Within Montipora foliosa isolate CH-2021 chromosome 3, ASM3666993v2, whole genome shotgun sequence, the genomic segment gcgttcttatggtgtctggcaatagccgaggactgttgcttatgtccctttacacgattgtgtgatgaaggttatgtaggctacacacgcggacatttacacaatcgtgtaaagggacataagcaacagtcctcggctattgccagacactataagaacgcacacgggtcgatccctcgggacctgcttaaacgctttgaggtgctcaaaaaatgtaaaaacaaatttgattgcttagtgtttgaaatgttatttataagaacacttaagcctagcctcaatgtgcaatcggattccattcgtgctaaagtattcttatagccaatttcgcacgtgcttattatgttaattcttagcgtcaatcgtttttaatactgtaattttagcatcatagaacatttttaccttgataatggagtgatgtctactccgaaacgtcggtttaacttgttatctctaacttttatagtaataataataataccaaaacttcttagcagcacgaagtaagatatcgctttgatgatccatacgatgtttttgaaattcatatttaatcaatacatgtttcggatgaaacatcatccatcgtcagttgacaaatgagaaataaactaaagttgagcaataaatagtgtaacaaagtgagatataacatgaataattaaggatgaaggcgagaacagaataaaaacacccaaccacgaaacaaaacagaaaaaaccaaactgtttaggctaagaaaagaaactaattagtatgaaagggataaattaagatgtttgacttgggaatttaaagatggctgctcccaaaggatatgcatggcttctttgattttcaattggaaacgtgtggaagcagagtcgaggattttaaaacagtcttctgaacaccgggagcgacaattttcagaacctctcaagtgcttaaatatgtgggaatgtttgtcggaggcgagatgttcacggatgcgagtggcgaaatgtctattggtttcaccaatataacaggcattacagcctgcacatgaaaacttgtaaatgactcgcgatcgtaagcccgcagggataggatccttcgccccaaaccaactcctaattttaaacggggtgaacaccaacttaatttccaggtcgctgcaaaatttgttgactaatttcttaattctgcgttttgttatgatggaaaaaggaccgatgtacggtaatttaaaatacaaacaattgtccttccgagcaacactctgagaggaatcggaggtaaagtaactgttgagaaattttctaacaacattctcgataacgctagaaggaaacaaattcttccttaatgttttggtaaggttgcttatgtccaagtgaaaaccagtccaagtattattaattttaaatactcgGTCAACCAGAGTGCGTACTAGTCCTAATTTGTAACTGAAAGGTACAAAGCTGTAATAATTAGTGAGAAGACCGGTGTAGGTCTTCTTGTGGAAAACCCAGGAAATAATGCCCTGATTACTATGGTTATCTAAAAGCACATCTAAGAAGGGAAGCTTGtggttttcttccttctccATAGTAAACTTGATGTTAGGATGCTGGCTGTTGATATAActaaagaaagataaagcatCCTGCTCGGTATTAAACAAAGCAAAGGTGTCGTCGACATATCTACGGTAAAACTCGATACCTGAATTGTAATTCTCTAACCAGCGtttctcatggtgacccataaagagattaGCTAATACAGGAGCAAGCGGGGAGCCCATGGCTACCCCATCAatttcgccactcgcatccgtgaacatctcgcctccgacaaacattcccacatacatatttaagcacttgagaggttctgaaaattgtcgctcccggtgttcagaagactgttttaaaatcctcgactctgcttccacacgtttccaattgaaaatcaaagaagccatgcatatcctttgggagcagccatctttaaattcccaagtcaaacatcttaatttatccctttcatactaattagtttcttttcttagcctaaacagtttggttttttctgttttgtttcgtggttgggtgtttttattctgttctcgccttcatccttaattattcatgttatatctcactttgttacactatttattgctcaactttagtttatttctcatttgtcaactgacgatggatgatgcttcatccgaaacatgtattgattaaatatgaatttcaaaaacatcgtatggatcatcaaagcaataataataataataataataataataataataatagagcgagttacaattgagtgtcgtaaaaccaaaaccaaagtaattactttggccaatcaaaatagacggagacaatccagtaaaccaatcaaaacttgaagtaattacacgtagccgacacaaagcgcgggaaaatgtgcacgcgagagccacgattggttttggtttcatttgtgtttggttgaaaaagtggcgcgcgaactttgaaccaatcaatgagttaCGTAATCGTAAACCAAAGCAAGTCGCTAATTACACTAAGAAAATGTTTACACTAATTACACTTATTACACTAAGAAAATGTCTAACCGTTCGGTACCGCTCGTTGAAAGTTATTTAAGGTTGTGCCAACATCAGTAAAAGAGGACTTGTGAGCCCTTAATTAAGTCGCTGGAGCCGCTTTTATTGAAAACATTACAATATGGATAATATTCTTCCCAAATCTGTTTTAACAGTGGAATTTTACTTTGGAAAATATTATCACAAAAAAGGTGAATCCCTCAACTTCATGCATGAATAGTTACACAATAAGATACATGTAATGTTGTGTGTCCCAGGGGTAAGGATACCTGTCAATCAATAACATTGTCCACCATTTGTAAAATGATTGTTTCTTTGTGAAAACTAGGAGAAATCGATTGCAGCTCATTACATCAACACCATTGGTAGATTGCCATTCAGCACTGCCATGAAACTGTTCACTTGGAGCTTACTGTGTTCTACCTGTCTGAACTTGAGGGCAACCACTTTTCATTGTTTCGTCCTTCTTTATTTCTTGGAATTCTCCAGGAATCAAAGTGTGACACAAGTTTACCATCCTTTGCAGGAAGAAtgcttttcattttttccccaAACTCTTTAGCCTGAAAAAGATTATGGCCTGCATCATTATTACAATAACTGTGTAACACACTTCTTCCAATTAACTCTCCTCCTTCACTGAAGTAGCCTCAAGACCTATCTATCTCTATCTACTGTTTATTTGCTTCCATCACCATAAGTGATGATTCTTGCAAATTGAAAAACGGCCAGTGGTCAATATATACAATACATGAAAGCATACACACATCTGAGAGTGTATATAACACCAACAATATTATGTGGCTATGAGGAGTTTGGGCATTAAGGCCCTAAGCTCAAAAACTTGATCTTTTGCTACACCTCTAATAACAATTTTGAAGCTTAATTAGCGAGAGTGTTGCGTGCCTTCTCTAGACCAATGCACGAGCCACAATTAAATTTTTCCATGTTAGtataattttttgtaaatgtgtCAATGCTTGCAATGTATTGTGTATCTAATACGGAGTTGAAACTTAGCATAAAGTAAAGCATGAAATCAACAGTTTTTGTACACAACTGTTTCAACTATTTAAGACTAACAACAGCAATAAACTGAAGGTCTCATCACATGTGTCAGATTTTTAAGGCTGACTATTAGGCAATATTCTGAAGCTGAGAAAATGCCAAGCAAAGTTTTCATGGTCAGCTCACGATTTTGACATGAtgttatttttctgaaaaaaaattatgagaccttaacaataataacaataatagaaataatttcactgtaaaaaaaaaactgtataaaaatatttgtaaagatcattttgaaaataacttattttaaaatttcaaacgaaTGGACATTACTACcgtaaacaacaaaaaagcaaaatgaagcaccaaaacaccatgtatgacccctccatacattgaatactaacccaCAAAGGTTGAATTTGagattaagggcgcgttcgattgaccttattccagaataagaatatgtggagtgatgattaaaatggtatgtttggcgcgttcaaaagcagcaaggatgattaaaaaatgtttaaaatagcattttagcagatgtttgacaattttaatgtgactctccacaaaaactaaggatttctaacttgtattccatatattcctattccagaatacggtcaatcgaacgcaccctaaatacCATTTTTGGCCtaattgctcctaatctcagtcttaattgGAATCCTAATATCAATCTCACTAAACAAGGAGCAATAACATTTTAGGCCTCATTAGATTGATATtaaatctcaaatccaacctttgtcagttagtattcaatgcatggtggggtcatacacgTACATGGTGTTTCGTTTCGctgtgtttcgtggtttagtaatgccccaAACAGATgatgtttcattgttttctgaTTAATTTCATTATCAAATCAAGAGATAAAAAAagcaaccctaaccctaacccttttgatgttcaaacttttgtttttcttttgtatttatagaATCTTATCACTTGATCTCTTGATTtggtaattataattataacgTTGTAACCCTCTTTACCACCTATCACTCCAGTTTTTGCTGGGTTAGACATTTAAAAGGAATTTTAGTTCTGACTAGAGAGTCGAGCAACAATGGGAGTATTAGAGTCTCTTTGCTACTTTAGAGTTGTCCAAAATGAGGTGCCAATGCTTCATAACAATCTTTTTAAAATCCAGTGTAGCCAGACTGTATGCAGTAACTAGTAGCAAAAGTATGTTTGATGAGAAATTGATCTCAGCCATTGTAGTTGTGACCAGTTCTCTGCAACCGAGATTGAAAATACTGTTTGCGTGActtgaaattttatttaactgAGTTTGTTCTCGAAAGACAGTGTTTTGCCTTTGATGAATCTCTTCTTACATCTGAGAGGTTGACATGAGAAATGCATGTATTGGAAAGTTTGAGTTTGGAcaatgaaataattattgctgcCGGCAAAACTTGGATCTTTGAAAACTTCTATGTCTATGTAGAAAAAACAGAGTGTTAAGATGTCATTTTACAAGCAAATTTGATTGTTGGGtggtttcacatggtaccataacattgctgttacgtgataaagtgttgtagtgtcaatcctattaataacaaggtctctttaCATgtgaagtgttgaaactggtttgagccaccttaacccattgactcctgggggttccccattgacgagtaaaatcgtctggcattagacagagtaaaataattattctggcgttagacagagtaaaatattaagtatggctggtttaggccggtttgggggTGAATGAGTTCATGGGACATTgacagtgagtgattaacccattgacgcccaggggttccccattgacgagtaacatactctggcattagacacagtaaaatactaagtctggccggtttcggctgGTTTGGACTTACATTTGtgtaaggtggctcaaaccagaaACTCTCTTAAGAATGCCTACAACAATgtacactgtatcacgtaacagcaaatGTTATGGTGCCATATGAAACACTGATTAATTCcaaacaagatgcagtcattattgtgatgtaataagttactttggcaatgggaaagcccagcaaaaacaccctatattttggatttaattgctaatatctcaaaaacaaactcagtaaccccccttttttattgctgaaaagtgatcagaaggccaagatgaaactttctgcaaagtttaaaaaaattctgcgctgcagaatcagagccactcacagaattaaggtggctctgaatcggCTGTacaggttttttttaaacttttcagaaagtttcatcttggccgtctgattacatttcagaaataaaaaatggcggTCACCATATGAGCAAATAAAGGCacaataaagggtgtttttgcagggcttgcTCGCTTGCTCTCAtaataatgactgcatcttgttcagcaataattggtgtttcatgtgGTGCCATAATATTTCTaatacgtgatacagtgttgtagtgtcgatccttctaataagagagTTACATgcaagcgttgaaactggtttgagcgaCCTTACATGCAAATCAAAAAATGGTTTTTAATAAGAGGGTACCGGTAATATACTCACCGTCGCTGAGTGCATTTTGAACTAAACAAGCTCAACCTACTTATAACTTATACGTAGATTCCGGGAATCGATCCGGGCTTCGTTTGTGGAAGGCGCATGAAGGTGAGTGGTATCATCACTGCGCCAACCGTAATCATGAATCACAGAATAAAATAACATAAAGCAATTAATTTCTGTGAGAGGAAGGAGTAAATGTAGGCGGTTCTATTTCATGGCTACGTAAATGCACGGTGAAGTGTTAGATTACAAGAATGAGGTATTAAAGGCTGCTTACATCTTTTACGCCCAAAGCCGTTTTCACTCCTAGTATTAGCAATCCGACTCCGCTAATGGCTAAAACAGTACCGTAACCTAACGCCTTGATGGCCAACTTGACACCTTCTTGTGTCCGAACATCAAATGGCTCTGGACCTCTCCGACGAGCTTGGCCAATGGCAAAGCCAAAGCCACCGACAATGGATGCCAAGGTTACTCCAGATATGAAAAACGCTTTTGACAAAACCGAACCAGGACTACTGTGATTTAAGGCCGATGTGTTCCCTTGATATTTCTCTTGACAGTTCGCCCTGTCGTCCGCCATTAATTCCGAACTACTGCAGGCTCACGTAAGCATGCGCTCTGAGTCTTTCGGTGAGGTGCCCCCGCTCTCGAACACTTCATCTTCTTGTGCAGTGGTTCtcgttgaatttttttattaagttCTCTACACAGGAACCGGTGGCTATGGTGACTCTTCCCGCAGCGAGGAACACCTGCTTATATGCTCGCTGGTATTAAAAGACTAAGAAAACCTCCATGACTCAGAAGCAATACACACCCATCATGTCAAATCGTAATTGGGAGGTTTTTCCCGGGAGAAACAAGTTTTACTGCGATGGAAGGATCATTATGACGCGAAATAACGGCGTCTTTTACTTCACTGTGGTTCTTATAGTAATCACTAGCggtcttttctttgcttttgagTAAGTATACTTTTGATCGTTTCTCAGCATAACGTGGGTCATGAGATCTGTTTCGGAAGGAAAATTTCAAATTCATCCAGGGACCAGTTCACCTGTAAATGGTTTTCCACCATGTTTTCCCTGTTTTATACGATTTACACCGTTACGTAGACAGAACTCGACTTGCATGGAAGAGGTATAGGATTTGTAAGTTGTAACCTGGTGTACTTTGTCGTCAAGtttaaatttattcaaattatgttttgttttgcccAACTATAAATAATCCACCCGATAGTTATtgtattttgtaatttcttcaaCAACGGTGATGTGCAACGTCATTCATGTTTCTGCTACTTACATTACAGTTTGTTAGTGTTGGTGTTGTGAAAGCAATGCAAAATCCATCAACACATCTGTTTTGTTATGTTGATTAAGGGACCTTAATTTTTCAGAGTAAGCAGAGGTCTGCGGAGCCCCTTTTTAAGATAGCCACATGCCATTTGTGGAACTGTGCAGAATTACTCTGTAGACTCCTAAGCGGCCAAAGCTCATGTTAGACTCGAGACGTGGCTGTGAAAGGCATCATGTCAGCAACAACACTACTAGGCACTTTCATAGTTTTtcttactgggttgccagtatggcaatcccagtcggaaaaagggtggcatttgttgggtttttttcttttttttttttttttttttttttttttttccgtgtctgTAAAAGTCTTgactgtcactcccctgctaagtagtgtctttgtgcatagagccttctgcgcatattttcttaggatcgagagggtagtgggaaatgcgtagatttctctggtggacacagtagaacgattaacttaactggcaatggcgtcgaaagtcatgtaacgcgaatggcgttttagtggatctttgaacaaaatatacccttatgaagctcaataatggcaagtcaattggatactgaacaagacaggcggtggaatcttaaaagcgataagtaatggacttcgacaacaatctgtcgcccgccgagccgtcttttaccaagtgtgctgttaggtagaacactgaagattcgtagggcagcgataatagtgaattcaaagactagaccaggtggattggatggaatttcaagcgttaaaatcgctgaaaaggtaaggtTATTTTCGCagcgatgcaattgcgtgtcttcaccacatgttcctttgatctcacataattgtgttttccctcaaaatattcacttgttttcgctttcgctcgaacatatttacctttattacatgtccaatGAATAGTTTTATTCTCTGGAATGAATTTTCCGttgaaaaatcggttatttgggtagtttttggcaaacagaggttaattattcgtaatgcaaTCGctttatcacattacgcattgatcgctaatccgattattcctaaaaatctaaaaatattcgtgcctcatcagttttcaaTCGAATTTacgtccaagaaagcagataaattgcagaaaattttagttttgcatccaaaaatgcgtaatcaacgctaaaatgaccaaattttgcctggaaaacatattttacttttatttttcttaaattttttcgttcaactttcgcttttataaactg encodes:
- the LOC137996579 gene encoding transmembrane protein 242-like, translating into MADDRANCQEKYQGNTSALNHSSPGSVLSKAFFISGVTLASIVGGFGFAIGQARRRGPEPFDVRTQEGVKLAIKALGYGTVLAISGVGLLILGVKTALGVKDAKEFGEKMKSILPAKDGKLVSHFDSWRIPRNKEGRNNEKWLPSSSDR